The Stomoxys calcitrans chromosome 3, idStoCalc2.1, whole genome shotgun sequence genome includes a region encoding these proteins:
- the LOC131995977 gene encoding uncharacterized protein LOC131995977, with translation MPPLQSCRMPSTKKRLTEPTKDRIIDNNFLCRVCKGKHALRDCRNFLSKPVDGRMRLVLLHGYCPNCLAHKHSAGSCFTKKGCKTCGSNHHTLLHINGEQRSPKASKIKGRSANKKNDTSKSVIPKSVSITSITTPNGVALFPTTVVTVQAEANQTHVRAVLDTCSSVSKISMSLVEELKLPTIKFGNDTICSVVIRSRKSPYVTIEATMEVNNRMSLKIPAREVNSAIRTRLNNIVLADPNFFKPSSVAIVFGADLYSKIVLPGLIPSHDGLPVAMNTIFGWVLSGSCNTSDAS, from the exons ATGCCACCACTTCAAAGCTGCAG AATGCCGTCTACGAAAAAAAGATTAACAGAACCCACAAAAGATCGAATAattgataataattttttatgtcgcGTATGTAAAGGAAAGCATGCTCTTCGAGACTGTCGCAATTTTTTAAGTAAACCGGTTGATGGGCGAATGCGTTTGGTTTTACTTCACGGTTACTGTCCCAATTGTTTGGCCCATAAGCATTCTGCAGGCTCTTGTTTTACCAAAAAGGGCTGCAAAACCTGCGGAAGTAATCATCATACATTACTTCATATAAACGGTGAGCAAAGATCTCCGAAAGCCAGTAAGATTAAAGGAAGATCTGCTAATAAGAAAAATGATACCAGCAAGTCAGTCATTCCAAAGTCAGTTTCCATAACTTCAATAACGACACCAAATGGGGTTGCACTTTTCCCAACGACTGTGGTTACTGTTCAAGCCGAAGCAAACCAGACCCACGTAAGAGCTGTACTGGACACCTGTAGCTCCGTAAGCAAAATTTCTATGTCATTGGTAGAGGAATTGAAACTACCCACTATAAAATTTGGAAATGACACTATCTGTTCGGTTGTTATTCGATCTCGAAAATCTCCTTACGTTACTATTGAGGCAACCATGGAAGTCAACAATCGGATGTCTTTGAAGATCCCAGCCAGAGAAGTGAATTCTGCGATTAGGACTAGGCTGAATAACATTGTATTGGCAGacccaaatttttttaagcctAGCTCAGTGGCTATTGTCTTTGGGGCAGATTtatattcaaaaattgttttacctGGATTGATTCCAAGCCATGATGGCTTACCAGTAGCAATGAACACTATCTTCGGGTGGGTTTTATCTGGGTCGTGCAATACCTCTGATGCATCATAA